From one Lolium rigidum isolate FL_2022 chromosome 4, APGP_CSIRO_Lrig_0.1, whole genome shotgun sequence genomic stretch:
- the LOC124705966 gene encoding pectinesterase inhibitor 10-like, protein MAPRSLSCPLLLLSAVLLSCCCGLSGAARPAPSAAAAGNVSFIRSWCAGTEYPTLCDQTLFPYAAAVGTSPARLAWAALNVTLDGARNAKAAMKEMAAGGQLTPVAAEAAGDCVSMLGDAVSMLRQSVETMAEQAEEEGQATQQASRTARFRVDSVRTWASAALTDDGMCMEGFKGEAAGVREAVRAHVVGLAHLTANALGIVNAMAAQTPP, encoded by the coding sequence ATGGCGCCGCGTAGCCTCAGCTGCCCGTTGCTGCTTCTCTCTGCCGTGCTCCTCTCCTGCTGCTGCGGCCTCTCcggcgcggcgcggccggcgccttcggccgccgccgccggcaacgtcAGCTTCATCAGGTCGTGGTGCGCGGGGACGGAGTACCCGACGCTGTGCGACCAGACGCTCTTCCCGTACGCGGCCGCGGTGGGAACAAGCCCGGCGCGGCTGGCGTGGGCCGCGCTGAACGTGACCCTCGACGGCGCGCGGAACGCGAAGGCGGCCATGAAGGAGATGGCCGCGGGAGGCCAGCTGACGcccgtggcggcggaggcggcgggggaCTGCGTCAGCATGCTCGGGGACGCCGTGAGCATGCTAAGGCAGTCGGTGGAAACCATGGCGGAGCAGGCCGAGGAGGAGGGCCAGGCGACGCAGCAGGCGAGCAGGACGGCGAGGTTCCGCGTCGACAGCGTCCGGACGTGGGCCAGCGCCGCGCTCACCGACGACGGCATGTGCATGGAAGGGTTCAAGGGCGAGGCGGCCGGCGTCAGGGAGGCCGTGCGTGCCCACGTCGTCGGCCTCGCGCACCTCACCGCCAACGCGCTCGGCATCGTCAACGCCATGGCCGCCCAGACGCCGCCGTAG